The sequence GCCCGATAAACAGAGGCGATCGCCTGAGTAACATCCGATTTTGTGGTTGGAGCCATAGCTGAGCTAAAAAGACAAAAAACTTTTTGGTGAAGTGTCGATTTGAGCAATTCCCGTTCGACTGACTTACAAAGGAGGCAAAGCTCGATCGTACCGAATGAAAATTTTTTTGGTGAAGTGTCGATTTGAGCGATCGCCGTTCGACTCACTGACAGAGAGACACAAAAGAGGCGATCGATATCGAACAACGTAGATCAACGCTGGAGGAATTATGAGAAAACTCAAACTGCAAATGCAAATGACCGTTGACGGCTTTGTTGCAGGCCCCGAGGGTCAGTTGGACTGGATGCAGGACTGGATGACCCCGATCCCGGATGAAAGACTTCATGCTTTTATCAACCATCTGACTGACACGAGCGACACCATTTTGCTCGGCAGGAAAATGACCGAAGGTTTTATCAAGTACTGGGAGCAGGTCATTACCCAACCAGATAACCCCGAGTACTCGTTCGCACAGAAAATGGTAAGCACTCCCAAGGTAGTGTTCAGCAAGACCGTTGAGCGGGTCGATGGGCAGAATGTCCGGGTGGAAAAGGGTCCCATCGTTGAAGCGATCAACCATCTCAAGCATCAATCGGGCAAGGATATCCTTGTATATGGCGGCGCAATCTTCGTCTCCTCACTCCTTGAAAACAGGTTGATTGACGAATTGAATCTCTTTGTTCACCCTGTTGCGATCGGAAACGGAATGCGGGTGTTTACGGGGCGCACGCCTCTGAAGCTGATGGACTCTACTGCTTACACAGGCGGTGTTGTGGTTAACACCTACAAACCCCAATAGTATTTTCGGCAATCATATTGAAAGGAAATGATCATGACAACGACACAAAAAATCACACCCTGCCTTTGGTTTAACTTTAATGCTGAAGAAGCTGTCAATTACTATCTGAGCATTTTCAAGAACAGCAAGATCTTGGAGACTTTGCACTACGGCGATGCAATGCCCGAACATAAAGGACAAGTTATGCTCCTGCTATTTGAAATTGAAGGACAGCAGTTTCAAGCACTAAATGGCGGACCAGAATTTTCATTTACTGAAGCTATTTCCCTGAGTGTGGACTGCGAAACACAGGAAGAAGTTGACACACTGTGGAGCAAGTTGTCCGCCGGGGGAAGTGAAAGTCAATGTGGCTGGTTGAAAGACAAATTCGGACTGTCTTGGCAAATCGTGCCGCGAACACTGATCGAAATGCT is a genomic window of Trichocoleus desertorum ATA4-8-CV12 containing:
- a CDS encoding VOC family protein — encoded protein: MTTTQKITPCLWFNFNAEEAVNYYLSIFKNSKILETLHYGDAMPEHKGQVMLLLFEIEGQQFQALNGGPEFSFTEAISLSVDCETQEEVDTLWSKLSAGGSESQCGWLKDKFGLSWQIVPRTLIEMLKDEDADKVARVMQAMFTMSKIDVARLQQAYNQK
- a CDS encoding dihydrofolate reductase family protein translates to MRKLKLQMQMTVDGFVAGPEGQLDWMQDWMTPIPDERLHAFINHLTDTSDTILLGRKMTEGFIKYWEQVITQPDNPEYSFAQKMVSTPKVVFSKTVERVDGQNVRVEKGPIVEAINHLKHQSGKDILVYGGAIFVSSLLENRLIDELNLFVHPVAIGNGMRVFTGRTPLKLMDSTAYTGGVVVNTYKPQ